The Sus scrofa isolate TJ Tabasco breed Duroc chromosome 6, Sscrofa11.1, whole genome shotgun sequence region tgtcctccgcctcgcttattcgttcttctgcctcctgtattctgctgttagctgcctctagtgaactttttatttccgttattgtattttgcatctcttcttgtttaagttttatagcttgtatctctttggtcagtgtttcctgtaagttatccacctttgcctccagtttatttccaatgttttgcctcatcttcagcatcaacaatctaaagtctttttcctggaggctgagaatctcctggtcacttagctgattttctgggtttttttctttctccctcatctgagctatagttctctgtcttttcattttgataggtttttggtgtggtgaccttttgacagatactagagttgtagcctctcttacttctggtgtctgccctccttgtggctgaagttggtacaggggcttgctgtaggcttcctgatgggaagtactgatgcctgcccactggtaggtggagctgattctaatccctctggtgggtggggcttagtctctggatggggctagaggcaactgtgtgcctgaggggtcttgaGGTGGCCTGTTTAGTGAGGGATGGGGCTGTgaccccacctggattgttgtttgccctggggcttctcagcactgatgggtggggccagattttcctaaaatggccacctccagagaaaggcactgctgctgaatattccgagagctttgcttccaatgccttcctcacaacaagccacattcacccctgttttcccaggatgtcctccaagaactgcagtcagcaTTGACCCAGAtgcctatggagaccttgctctgccctgggacccagtgcacgtgaaagtctgtgtgtgccttttaagaatggggtctccatttcccccagtcctgtggtgcTCCTgtcacaagccccactggccttcaatgccagatgctccagggctctttctcccagtgccagatccccacacgtgagggtttgatgtggggctccgaactctcactcctgtaggtgagtctctgtgaaccagttagtttccagtctgtggagcttcccacctgggaggtatggggttgtttatatcatgtaatcacctctcctacctctttttcttctggagtaggatgtcttttttaaggtttccagtccatttgggtggagattggtCAGCCTTTAGGTgtgacttttgttctttttaggagagaagttgagctccagtccttctcttctgccGTCTTAATCCTCTCTCAAGCAGCTCTAGTTTCTGAAGGGACAGAAAACATTTCTTTGCCTGGTCGAATAATTACATTTTCCTAACAGATTGACGAATGTCGTTTGGTATCTAGAGGAGGCCCATAAAAACTCTGTGGCTCAAAGACAGTCAGACACTTGGAGTTTATATGCTACCCAAGACcaaggagaagggggtggggaccCAGGGTTTAAAGAGGAGGCAGACAGTgcccaggaggaagggggagagcaAAGGTTTGCCACTCCATGAAGTCAAAGTTTTTATAAATAGCTCTCTCCCTGGCAttggctccaattagactcctggcctcAAACTTTGATATGCTGAAGGtgcctaaaaggcaaaaagacaccaaaaaccaaacaaaaactaaaaaaccttGCCTTGAGGGGTAACCACAGAAGAATCACTGGCAGATTCTAAGACTACAGGTGATCTCGctctcccaaccccaccccaccccacccccgccccatcatGCCAGCAACCCAGGGTTAAGCTTGTCTTTTGTGCTCAGTAATTTCCTGCTTGCAACCCAGGGTTAAGCTTGTCTTTTGTGCTCAGTAATTTCCTGCTTTCGTTTTtggagatttcctttttttcagcgCCACACAGCTTAACCTCCGCCTCCCTGCGTGTTCCAGTGCTCCAGGCTCTGCTCCATGAATCCAGTAAGTCTTGGTATACCCTTCATCTGGCAGAGACTGGGCGCTGGGTTCAGCTACTCCtggatatttttttgttgttgtcgttgtctctttggggccgcacccgcggcatagggaagttcccaggctaggggtggaatctgaactGCAACTACCGAcctcatgccacagccatggggatgctggatcctaaacccactgagtgacaccagggatcaagtttgcctcctcatggataccagttgggtgtattgctgctgagccacagcagaactccttgGCTACTCCTAAAGAGACCTCTGCCATTCCAGGGTGCAGCTGGGTCAGCCTGGCTCAGCCTGAGGGTGGAAAGACCCATTTTGCACACGAGAACGTAAGGGGCTGGCAGGTTAAGGGTTTGTGTgagaagaggtgggggtggggagattaCATCCATGTCCAGAGGCTCTAAGACTAGTGTTTAGGTTTGTGTTCTGACAACAGGAAAAATTGCCCTTATGTAATGTGTATGACCTGGGGACCACTGACTTCAGGCTCCTGTCTACTACCTGGCGCACTGTGTCTGCAGATATAAGGATGACATGAGGGACTTGGCAGCATCCTGGATTTGGTATCTGTGAAGGATGACTGTGTAGTGATTTATATTAAATCCCCTTGGTGTTTGTTACAGCCAGTAACTCTGTGAAGCTGTCTCTGCTGTTTATCATTGGCAGCAATTTTAAAATTGGTGATAAAATACACAACAAAATccatttaactatttttaaaattttaaagttttatggatGTGTAGttgatctttctttctctttctttctctctcatgctctctttctcttcctttctctctttttttcttttgctttttagggccacatgtgtggcatatgggagttcccctactaggggtcaaatcaaaactacagctgccggtctacaccacagccacagcaacgtaggatccaagctcacagcaatgctagatccctaacccactgagcgaggccgaggccagggatggagcccacatcctcatggatgttagtcagattcgtttcccctgcacctcAACGGGAATCCCCGATGATGGctgattttcagtgttttgatcatttctgctatatggcaaagGGGTTCAGGTAAAGACCATGGAATGCTTCATGACTTTGTGTGTCATCCTgttgcaggggccatgctaatcttctttGCAAGATTCCAGTTTTAGCAGAGGTGCTGGTGAGGCCGCCTCCCATGCTAAGCAGTTTTAAGTGTGCAGGTCACTAAGTTGACGTATGTTTACATATTTGCTGAGCAGCCAATCTCCAGACGCTTTTcatgctgtaaacctgaaaccgTGTCCCCATTGGACAAGGGCTTCTCATTGTCTCCTCACCCCAGCTCCGTTTGACTTTGTGTCTCTAAGGATCTAACTCCTTTGGGTACTTCATGGCGGTGGaaacacacagtatttgtcttttggtgCCAGGCTCCTGTCACTTGGCACAATGTCCTCAAGCTTCCTCCAGGTGGTAGCACAGGTCAGATATTGCTGTCTttgtgttcccttcatggcccagtggttaacgaacctgagtaggatccatgaggatttgggttcagtccctggctttgcttggtgggttaaggatcaggtgttgccatgaggtgtgatgtaggccacacacgtggcttggatccctgttgctgtggctgtggtgtaggcttgtggctgcagctctgattccaccccgagCCTGGCAGCCTCCATTGCTGacggtgcagccccaaaaagccaaaaagccaaaaagccaaaaaaaaaaaaaaaaaaaaaagaaagaaaaaaagaaacactgtctTTTGAAGGCTGACTCCTATCCCACTGTGTGTAGAGACTGCACTGTGTTGGCCTTTTGTTCATGGATGGACACAGGAGCTGCTTCCGTGTGTCAGCTTTGGTgactaatgctgctgtgaacagggGTGTCCACAGCTCTCTAAGACCATCTTCTCCGTTATTGGAGGGCATCCCCAGAGGAGGAGTGTTGGATTATATGGGAaagcatttttagtttttggaggaaccCCCGTCTTTTCTCCACAGAAGCTGCTCCTTTTACATTGATCCTAACAGTACACGAGATTGGTCAGAAGCATTTGAAAAAGAGGCAAACGGGGGTGCTGAGCAGTACATGACATGTTCAAAGGCACAGGTGTGGGGGCGGAGCCAAGATGCGAATCAGCGTTTCCTGGCTCTTGGAAAGCTTGCTCTTCACCACTGGGCTGAGCTTGGGCTTTGGAGGCTCGTGGGCGGGAGCTTCCTGAAGATGACTGTGTTCACTGGGTCAGCCTGGCCCTCAGAGCTGGGTAGTGGGGAGACATTGTGTGCCCCAAAGATTAGGAGACAGAATCCTGTCACTTCTGATTGAGAGTGAAGGTGGGACCCTTTCCTGCAGACAGTTGGGAGACAGACCAGTGTGGTTTGATGCCTTGACTGAGCTGGGCTAGAGTCTGTCCCATGTCATTCTGCCTGAACTCGCAGTTCCAACTCCATGTCACTCTCCAAGCAGTGACACAGAAAGCAGTTAGTTTTCAGAAACCTTGGTGTGGAAAGATGTGGAGTCTCAGTTCTCTGATCATCCAGTTCTTAGagtcacttcaggagttcccgtcgtgggtcagcagaaaggaatccgactaggaagcatgaggttgggggttcaatcctttcttgctccatgggttaaggacccagtgttgccgtgagctattgcATAGGtcatcagctacagctcagattagattcctaacctgggaacctccatatgccttgggtgcagccctaaaaagatagaaagacaaaaacaaaaacaaaaaggtcaCTTCGCACATAAGAAGGAAGCGAAGGAATAAGGATGGCAACAATTTCCCTTGTTTTATGGTGGAAAGGAGGACGAAGATGGCACATAGTTTGTATACAATCAGACAAGCTGATGCACAGCAGAGCTGAATTGGAACCCAGCAGATCTGGTTGACTTCAGTTCTAAAATCATCATTCTTAGCCACTCAGCTTAGGTCAATTAAGCAGTGgctgtgtgtgccaggcactgttttagaaGCTTTTGCTTCTGAAGGGGCAGGAATCTTGGCTTTCTAGATTCTTTGGCTGGTCTGATCATGACATTTACATAGCAGATGAACAAATTTAGTTTGTTAGGTACAAGAGGCCCATAGAAACCCTGAGCCTCAACACAGTCAGGCACCTGAGGCTTATATGCTCACAGCTTGAGCTtaaggagaagggggtggggatctggatgttcccaggggagggagacAGCCCCCAGGAAGCTGGGAGGAGAACTGCTTGGGAAGCAAATATTTGCCCATTTATTTAGAGACGTCTTTCTGAGATAAAATGTTATCTCCAGAAACAGCTCTCTTCCTGGCATGGGCCATCTGTCTAAGTTATTGAGCAGTTAAGGGAGAGGCAAGAGCTGTTCCTGAGTCTGCTGGGTCTTCATTGCCTTCAGCTCCAAACATTGCACGTGTGAAGTGGTGCATTTTGGGGGAGACAtaattctctcccctcccttcgcTGCAAGCAGCCCTTCCAGTAACTTTGAACCATGTGGAAAGTCTTCCTTAGATTtgaagaaaccaaagctcagagatgGAGGACGTGCCCCGTGTACCCCTTTACCCGCTGTTCCCATAACCCCATTGCTTCGTGGAGTCAGACTCCCAGGGTCAAGTGTGGATGGACATTCTTGGTGACTTTGGGTCTTGTTTTCTCTTCAGGGAGGAGCCTCCTCAACTCTGTCTATGATGTTGGGTCAGCGTGTTCGCCAGTTTGGTGAGAAACTGGTCCGAAGGCGGCCACTGGAGCCCAGGGACGAGTCTGAGATTCCCACACCTCATCTCAACAGCTTCGACCTAGTGGTCTTTGGTGTGAACAGAACCCTTAGGGTTGGTGTGTACATCCTGGCTGGTTCAGTGGCCGTGTATGTAGCTGGACCTGGGATCATCGTCTCCCTCTTGGTGGCTGGCTTCTTTTCCATGTTGTCTGGATTCTACTTCGCTGAGTTTGGGGCCCGGGTACCCCGCTCAGGTTCTGTGTATCTCTACAGCTATGTGACAATGGGACAACTGTATGCCTTCATCACTGGCTGGACCCTCATACTGCATTTCATCCTTGGTGAGATGACGCAAGTGGCGCATGCTGTGGGCTTAAGACCAGGGACCTGGGAGAGAGATCTGGGGTCTTCCCTCGTTCATCAGCCCTTTGTCATTGACCTTGTAGAGGGAGTCAGGTCGTCGTGGCAGAATCCCCTCCCCCTGCATTCTCCTCGGCTCTATCCTGTCATCGTAAAATGACTGGACCCAAAACCTAGAAGGAGGGGGAAGTGTAGGGAGTGGGTGCGAGGGAGGCACGTCCCACAGGCCCATCCCTCAGCATTTGAAAGGCTTTGCTCAGCTGTTGTCTTCCTGGATTTCCCTGTACCAGTTGAGGGAGATTTCAGCCCTCATCTCCCAGCCGTGCTGGTCCTACTTACCTGTGTTCTTTTCTTGCATAACCTCCATCTCCTCCTTACATATCACATAGCTGATTTAGTCACCtggccctgcccccccagcccatgAAGAGAAACTTTGAGACGGGGTATgttgtctgtttctttcccccaaaaaacccacTCCAGGGAGTTCGTAGGGGTTCAGTTACTGTCCTTTCATGAATCTTCCTTCTGCCACTGCAGCCACCGCCTACTTGACCAGGGCCTGGAGCTACACCTTTGACAGCCTGATTGGGAACCACATCTCACAAAAGTTAGAGGGAACGTTCTCTGAGCATACGCCCTCGTTCTTGGCCCCATACCCAGACTTTGTTGCGCTGGCCCTGGTGCTGCTGATGGCTGGTAAGAAGGGGTCAGAGCAAAGCTGGGGAGCATGGACTATGAATGGGGGAGCTAGGGTGGGAAGGGCTTGGGTCCCCGAATGGTCGGGGATTAGGACTGGAGAGAAAGGGTCAGGAAGGCAAAGCTGAGCCCATTGTTTTCCACCTTTGCAGCATTGGCGTTTGCCCATGGGTGGGGGCTTTCCTTGCTCCCcgaattacatttttcttttttctttcttttttttaatacatgtgtactggtggcatatggaagttcctgaggctaggatttgaatccaaggcacccctttgacctacaccacagctcatggcagcactggatcccgaacccagtgagtgaggccagggatccaacctgcatcctccagAGGCAGCAGTGGGTACCTAACCTGCTGAtccatagtaggaactcctgtaaaatcaCTGTTGGATGTTgaccagcatccctggcctttgcttCCCCATGTGACACATGCCAGTCAGAATGTTTCCACATATGGACACACCTCCATCCGTGGACAAAATCAGCCCAGCTCAGAATCATTGACAGACTCACAAGTTTCCTTGTGTATATTGAGGACAGGgctattctttaatttgtttatttaattaattaattatttatttatttattttgtcttttgtagggcgtcacccacggcatatggaggttcccaggctaggggtctaatctgagctgttgctgccgacctacaccactgccacagcaatgtcagatccaagctgtggctgcaacctacaccacagctcacggaaatgctggatccttaacccaagggattgaacctgcaacctcatggtgcctagttggattcgttaaccacagagccaaaatgggaacaccAAGGATattcttttaaaggaaaggagATTCTCAGAGCAAGAACTAATGTACTATTTGtctcagctttattgaaatatcattCACATACAACATTCTGTAAGATTATGACATACAGTGTGATTATTTGATAGATGTATATATTGTGAGATGATTGCCACGATAAGACATGAACCATCTTGGAGTGTACAAATCCGAGGCACTTAGGATATTCACAGTGTTGCACAACCGACATCTCCCTCTACTTCCAAACATTTTCATCTCCCTCAAAGGCAGCCCTATACCCACTGAGCATCACTGtccatcccccaaccccacctcagGTCCCCAGCCCTAAGCCCTTGACCACCGCTagtccactttctgtctctgtggatttaatTATTTTGGAGGTTTCACACTTTCCATCTTTCCCACAGGGCTAGTGCTTCTGGGAGTTCATGACTCAGCCCTGGTTAGCAAAGTGTCTGCAGGCATCAATGTTTTGTTGCTCAGCTTCATGATACTCTCTGGCTTCATTAAGGGAGACCTGCACAACTGGCAGCTCACAGAACAGGACTACAAACTGGCCACATCTGTATCCTCTGACAGCTATAGGTTAGGAGGGTCCTCTTACCCCTAGTCCTGCTTAGAGGGGGCTGCAGATCCGGGAATACGGTGGGAACGGAAGAGACCTGGTCTGATGGATCCAGAAGATGGGGTCCTGGAGCCCAGGTCCTGGGGTGTTAACAAAGGAGTCCAGTAGAGATGTCTGAACAGCCTCCCCCACACTCTTCCCCATCCCGTCTCTCACCACAGCCTGGGCCCTCTGGGTTCTGGAGGTTTGTGCCCTTTGGCTTTGAAGGGATTCTCCGAGGAGCAGCAATGCCTTTCTACTCATACTTTGGTCTTAATGCCATTATCACTTCAGGTAACATGGTCATTTGGGTGCCCTTGAGCAATGGGGTTGGCAGTTGATGAGGCTGCttttggaggtgggagggggaagaatATTGAATGATTTCACAGCTGTGTGTTTTCCTGACCTGATGCTCCCACCATCCTGCAGGGAAAGAAACTCCCAACCCTCAGCGTTCCATCCCTTGGAGCATAGGGATCATCATCTCCATCTGCTTTTTGGCCTATTCTGGTGTCTCAGCAGCTCTCACCCTCATGGTGCCCTACTACCAGATTCATCCTTACAACCCCTTGCCGCAGGCTTTTCACCATGTTGGGTGGGCTCCTGCCGGATACTTTGTGGCTGTTGTCATCCTGTGTGCTCTTTTTTACAGGTCAGTGTCAAAGCTTTCTCTCCATGTACCGTCAGATGCTCAGGCATCCTCTCTCTTGGGATTGAGGGACAAGAGGGAAAGCACCTCACCCCATGTGGGACCAGGGAGCAGAAAGCAGGTCTGTCCtgcttctctgcatcctcacacGTGTTCCCATTATTGTCTTTTCCAGCCTCCTGGTTGTCATGTTGACCATGTCTCGGTTGATTTGTGCAATGGCAGAGGATGGGCTCCTTTTCCGGGGACTTGGCCAAATCTACGCCCGAAGAGGCACCCCCATCGTGGCCATCCTGGTTTCTGCAATTCTTTCAGGTCCATAAACACAACCCAGCCCTTCTTGGATCAATTTCTTTAGCTTGGATATATCCAGTGGCTTCTCACTCGTCCCCCAACCCTCGTTCTAGGGATCACAGCATTGCTTCTCGAGATCTTTCGTGTTGTGGAACTCATGTCAGTTGGGGCCCTGTTTGTTTACTTCCTCGTGACTTTTTCTGTCCTGGTCCTCAGGTGAGACTCCACTACACCTTGACTGGGGGTCTTGGTCTCATGGAGGTTGACAGTATGATCCCCTCCTGCTGCTTCCTAAATGTCCTGCTGGGCTTGAGTCAGGAAAGCAGTGGACTAGGCTGTCTGATGCTGGATGAATAGGCGCAGCTGTTCATGTTACCTTTATACCTCTAATTCAGGTACCAGCCAGACCAGAGCTTCAGCAATAAGGAGAAAGTAGAGGAGGAAATTGAGATGGAGCCTATAGTTGAAGGAAATCCTTCACCATCTGTACCTGAAGCAGGAACCTCAAACCCTCTAAAGAGTCTGTGTAACCCTATCAGCACCACCCCAACTCTGAAATCTGGCCAGATTGTCTATGGATGCACCTTCCTGCTGGGTGAGCATGGGGACTTCTCTTTGGTCACCTTCTGAGATGGACAGGATGGGCAGGGAGTGGGTGTGCTGGCAGCTGAGGAGTCTTGCAGATGTGATGGCCCTTCCTGGGGTGGGCAGTGTGGGGAGGGGTGACCCGAGGTCTTGACCCGTTTGGCTTCTGGAGTTGAGCCTGTTGTCTTCCCCCTTGACCCTTGCAGTTCTCCTGCTGACCATCCTTAGCCTGCTTCTGGCCCAGTGGCCCAGCCACGTGTTCTCTGGAGACCCCGGGTTCACAGCAGgggctgtgctgctgctgctgctcattgCGGGGATCACTGCCATCATTTGGAGGCAGCCCCAGaacccctctcctcttcccttcagGGTAGGTGACCTTATGTGCCCAGCTGTCCAGGCTGAGGGGCTGAAGTCGGCATGCTTTGAGGTGAAGCCTCCTTTGCTGGACCAGGGAAGGGGGGACTTGCTCAAACCCATGGACCTTCCCCGGTCCCACCCagtgcttcccccccaccccctgtctcAGTGGGCCCTGAATGCACAGCCTGAGGATGACTGGGGTCTCCCTGCCCACGTGGGGGAGGGGCCTCCCTCTCTGATGTGGGTGCTGTGTTCAGGGAGTCACTGGCTTTGCCCCCAGGTCCCTGCTCTGCCCATGCTCCCAGTGCTGAGCATCTTTGTGAATGTCTACCTGATGATGCAGATGTACTCTGTGACCTGGGCCCAGTTTGGCATCTGGAATATCGTGGGTAAGTGGTTTTCTGGGATAAAGCACTTCTAGATTCATTGAACCCAACCCCCTTCCTAATGACCTCTCCCCACAATGTGTGTTAGATGCCATAATAGCGGACCTTCTGGGCATTTGTAAGTGGGGAGAGGGCCTACTTTGCTTCTCATGGTCTCATTTCCCTGCTAGGACTGGCCAT contains the following coding sequences:
- the LOC100626407 gene encoding LOW QUALITY PROTEIN: cationic amino acid transporter 3 (The sequence of the model RefSeq protein was modified relative to this genomic sequence to represent the inferred CDS: inserted 1 base in 1 codon), with translation MNPGGASSTLSMMLGQRVRQFGEKLVRRRPLEPRDESEIPTPHLNSFDLVVFGVNRTLRVGVYILAGSVAVYVAGPGIIVSLLVAGFFSMLSGFYFAEFGARVPRSGSVYLYSYVTMGQLYAFITGWTLILHFILATAYLTRAWSYTFDSLIGNHISQKLEGTFSEHTPSFLAPYPDFVALALVLLMAGLVLLGVHDSALVSKVSAGINVLLLSFMILSGFIKGDLHNWQLTEQDYKLATSVSSDSYSLGPLGSGXFVPFGFEGILRGAAMPFYSYFGLNAIITSGKETPNPQRSIPWSIGIIISICFLAYSGVSAALTLMVPYYQIHPYNPLPQAFHHVGWAPAGYFVAVVILCALFYSLLVVMLTMSRLICAMAEDGLLFRGLGQIYARRGTPIVAILVSAILSGITALLLEIFRVVELMSVGALFVYFLVTFSVLVLRYQPDQSFSNKEKVEEEIEMEPIVEGNPSPSVPEAGTSNPLKSLCNPISTTPTLKSGQIVYGCTFLLVLLLTILSLLLAQWPSHVFSGDPGFTAGAVLLLLLIAGITAIIWRQPQNPSPLPFRVPALPMLPVLSIFVNVYLMMQMYSVTWAQFGIWNIVGLAIYFGYGIRHSLE